From the Cucumis sativus cultivar 9930 chromosome 5, Cucumber_9930_V3, whole genome shotgun sequence genome, the window aagaaaatatccTCCAATAAAGTCAAGCATTCTATTATCTTATCTTTAGTTAAGTTTTAAGctaaacattcaatttttatcattaaaattattctcttttatttaaataatgttgctatttttattaacaagacttttgaaatatatacaacgaaaaaattaactaaattagtttaataaaattactaCAAACATCTTCATGAAAACTacaattaactttaaaactaaaacatgCACACCTTTCTTTATCAAAAGTACTTATTAGTAATTCAagtgatgaaaagaaaaaaaagggtttagtTAAACTTCTAATTTGAAGACGATATGGATTGATTTGGTTGCAGCTACTCGACGATTGCATGGGTGGGGAGCTTGAGCCGAGGCCGAATCGAAAACGTGAGCTATGCCTACAAGGAAACCAGTGTCCAAGATTCAATGTTTAGAGTGTTCAATGCGTTAGGCCAAATCTCGTTCGCATTTGCTGGGCACGCAGTGGTTTTGGAGATTCAGGCCACCATACCATCGACACCGGAGAAGCCTTCAAGAGTTCCTATGTGGAAAGGGGCGATGGGGGCTTATTTCATCAACGCCATCTGCTATTTTCCGGTGGCTTTGATTGGATATTGGGCTTTTGGTCAAGATGTTGAAGACAATGTTCTTTTGAATCTCAAGAAACCTGCATGGCTCATTGCTTCTGCTAATCTTATGGTTGTTGTTCATGTAATTGGCAGTTACCAGGTTCGAATACATATTACTAACACTCTGTTCGATAATCGTTTTAAACATGCATGTTACcctaattatatattatatggttATGGAAAATATCACTttcaatgtttatttttatgtttcgATGATTTTCTTAACGATATAATGAGAATATCGAGAGTCACCTCTCATATCGATATCAACCTCATGAAAACGTAGAAATACCGATGAAAATATCTAACATgtacattaatttaaatttaaattttaccgAGTATTATATAAACAGGTGTATGCGATGCCTGTATTTGATATGTTGGAGAGGATGATAAGGAAGAGATTCAACTTTCCTGATGGATTTTGCCTTAGATTTATCACTCGATCCGCTTATGTTGGTGAGTCTAATTCTTACCTAAAACGAAATTCATGTCAATTATTGTTAATCTAAACTCACTTTGAGATAACtaattttagttaaactttttaaattgattggattaaaaatttgataattttgaaactatatgGATGATGACCAAATCATTAAATTAACCAAAGTTGGACCTTAAAGTATTAATTAACTAACCAATGTTGTTTATTTTCCAgcatttacaatatttattgGTGTGACCTTTCCATTCTTCGGAGATCTGCTGGGTTTCTTCGGTGGCTTTGGTTTTGCTCCCACTTCATACTTTGTAACATTTCTATCCCTCTCTTTAAAGATTGGAGattaattcataatttaatttgttatttcaaGATGGTAAGGTATGATAATCCGTTCAAGATGtacacaattttaatttaggtaACAAATGATATAGATAACGATTATACAACAATAAATACAACATAGAAAAGCTGCatcacttatatatatatccatctCATTGCTAACTAatgttgaaacaaaacttcatgttttcttttttctttagggtaaaataatattctaatctttcctatttttattctattatttaatggataaattaattgattaatggcAGCTTCCAAGTATAATGTGGCTAGTCATCAAGAAGCCAAAGAGATACAGTTGCAATTGGCTCATCAACTgggtatatacatatacatatatttctttgtcaaaagaaaaaaaaacttcatacTAATTGGAGtattattcattaattatcattaattaaGGATGCagtaactttttaaaattatttttgcaaataattaatatatagttaatCCATTACAGGCAAGCATATTCGTTGGAGTCTTCATAATGTTGG encodes:
- the LOC101202821 gene encoding lysine histidine transporter-like 6, with the translated sequence MVSTSQPPKETLHVDQKWKEEDPTRRAKWWYATFHSVTAMIGAGVLSLPYAMAYLGWGPGTMVLFVSWCMTLNTMWQMIQLHECVAGTRFDRYIDLGRYAFGEKLGPWIVLPQQLIVQVGCDIVYMVTGGKCMKKFMEMACVNCFEVKQSYWILIFGSIHFFLSQLPNFNSVAGVSLAAAIMSLSYSTIAWVGSLSRGRIENVSYAYKETSVQDSMFRVFNALGQISFAFAGHAVVLEIQATIPSTPEKPSRVPMWKGAMGAYFINAICYFPVALIGYWAFGQDVEDNVLLNLKKPAWLIASANLMVVVHVIGSYQVYAMPVFDMLERMIRKRFNFPDGFCLRFITRSAYVAFTIFIGVTFPFFGDLLGFFGGFGFAPTSYFLPSIMWLVIKKPKRYSCNWLINWASIFVGVFIMLASTVGGLRNIITDASTYTFYT